From the Actinopolymorpha singaporensis genome, the window ATCCCGGTGTGTTACGACACCGACGCCGAGGCCGCCAAGCGCCGCGCCCACGAGCAGTTCCGCTGGTTCGCCGGCGGGTGGAAGGTCAACTCCGAGCTGCCCGGGCCGACGGCGTTCGAGATGGCGACGCAGTTCGTGAAGCCCGACGACGTGTCCGAGCAGATCCCGTGCGGTCCGGACGTCGCCACGCACGTGGAGGCGATCAAGGCGTACGTCGACGCCGGCTACACGCACGTGGCGCTGGTTCAGGTCGGCGGTGACCACCAGGAGGACTTCGTCGCCTGGGCCAACAAGGAACTGCTGCCGGCCCTGCGGGAGCTGTGAGCCGCACCGGCCGGGCGGCTACTGCGGGTCCGGCCGGTCGTCAGGCGGGGTCGGGCTGGTCGGTGCTGTCCAGCGGCGTCCAGCCCAGCACCTCCCGCGCCTTGGCCATCGGGACCAGCCGCTCGGCGCCGTCGCCGCTGATCGCGAACGGCTCGAAGCCGTGGCCGCGCCGGTCCAGCCCCGCCAGCAGGGCCCTTGCGACGTCCCGCGCGGAGGTGCAGATCAGCCGGGCGCGCGGGTGGTCCGTACGCGGGAACTCGGCGTCGGCGACCGGGTGGCACAGCCGCAGCGCCACCACGCTCATGCCGTACACCTCCGCGGCGTTGCGGCAGACCTCCTCGCCGAGCCGCTTGGCGAGGCCGTAGAAGTCGGTCGCGTCCGGTGGGGTGGACTCGTCGGGGTAGCGGTCGCGTCCGGGCACCCCCGGGCTGATCGAGACCGTGTCGTCCCGCGGGGTGTCCTCGGCGCCCGGGTCGTCCACGGCCGGCTCGGCATACACCGACATGCTGCTGGTGTAGACCGCGTGCGTGACCCCGGCCTCGTACGCGGCCCGCAAGGCCACGTGCAGGCCGGGCACCGCGACCTCGAAGTGCGCGCGGGCGTTGTCGAGACTGCCCCATCCGGCCATCGGCCCCATCGCCATGAAGACCACCGCGTCGACACCTTCGACGGCCCGGGACACCGCGGCGACGTCGCGCAGGTCACCGGCGACGTATTCGACGTCGACGTCCGGGCGCGGCGGCTTCAGGTCGAACACGCGGAGGTCGTGCCGCTCGGCGAGGTAGGGAAGGACCAGCCCACCCACCATCCCGGAGCCGCCGATGACGAGTACCCGCATGCAGACCTCCCCGAAGTCGGTGCCGGCGCCCGGTGGGCGCCTGACGGACGCCACGAACCGGCGTCCACCGCATCATCTCGGTTCCGCGGGGCCGACGCGAGCCGGGTCCGCGACCGATTCCTGCGCGGGAGGAACGGAGTGGGCCGGGGGGTGAAGAAGACCATCGGGTCGTCCGTCCCGGAGTGGATCGGGTCGGCCGGGCCCCAGATCCACGCGCAGGCGGCGCAACCTGGCGTTGACGGCGGGCGCCTTGCCGGACACGAAGGTCTCGGTCACGAGTGGGTCGGACGCGGTTCGCATGACGTCTCCCGTCGCTGGAGCGG encodes:
- a CDS encoding NAD-dependent epimerase/dehydratase family protein, encoding MASVRRPPGAGTDFGEVCMRVLVIGGSGMVGGLVLPYLAERHDLRVFDLKPPRPDVDVEYVAGDLRDVAAVSRAVEGVDAVVFMAMGPMAGWGSLDNARAHFEVAVPGLHVALRAAYEAGVTHAVYTSSMSVYAEPAVDDPGAEDTPRDDTVSISPGVPGRDRYPDESTPPDATDFYGLAKRLGEEVCRNAAEVYGMSVVALRLCHPVADAEFPRTDHPRARLICTSARDVARALLAGLDRRGHGFEPFAISGDGAERLVPMAKAREVLGWTPLDSTDQPDPA